In Malus sylvestris chromosome 15, drMalSylv7.2, whole genome shotgun sequence, a single genomic region encodes these proteins:
- the LOC126604358 gene encoding DDB1- and CUL4-associated factor homolog 1-like, whose protein sequence is MEAAVDEQQNLGQGQGEEGGAGPPAPPPPVAAPESQSQGGEEEEDEEEEEEVKNEYDELAAQAHKLMDKVTAAPDSPNPTVLHALASLLETQESRYMEENGHSSSNGRTSHNIGQLGNLVRDHDDFFELISSKYLSDARYSIAVQAAAGRLLLTCSLTWSYPHVFEDAVLERIKDWVMDETSISSVEYQNWKHDLGGKEVSDFEMLKTYSTGLLAVCLAGGGSVVEDVLTSGLSAKLMRYLRMRVLGETSISQKDVTHLTESKNILGAIYIRGRDEGRGRAGPRITDERCLDDRIVEGDHVRSISRQTFGEEQWVDGGEPPDGLAEDVEINDADGKMKSGDLDENGRDDSSRRRPNRGWTRSRGKGRTNEGPLEDQQLLTSPGSGSRLGHGRSPRDRSSLKNSDVKKIPDSRKCADVVLLERADNDDCFQDCRVGCKDISDLVMKAVRSAEAEARAANAPEEAIKAAGDAAAEVVKSASLEEFRTTNNEEAAVLAASRAASTVIDAANSVEVSRSSSGINAESMTSSCTEPENHVDAEEYFILDAESLAQLREKYCIQCLETLGEYVEVLGPVLHEKGVDVCLALLQRNSRHREPSKVVMLLPDVMKLICALAAHRKFAALFVDRGGMQKLLAVPRVAQTFFGLSSCLFTIGSLQGIMERVCALPSDVVYQVVELAVQLLECSQDQARKNAALFFAAAFVFRAVLDAFDAQDGLQKLLGLLNDAASVRSGVNSGALGLPSSGTLRNDRSPAEVLTSSEKQIAYHACVALRQYFRAHLIMLVDSIRPNKNTRSAARNLPSVRAAYKPLDISNEAMDAIFLQLQKDRKLGPAFVRTRWSAVDKFLGSNGHTTMLELCQAPPIERYLHDLLQYALGVLHIVTLVPSSRKLIVNSTLSNNRVGIAVILDAASVGGSYVDPEIIQPALNVLVNLVCPPPSISYKAPLLAQGQQSVSAQPSSGPCGESAVADRGSAAAPGTQSNSSSAQAPAATATSGLVGDRRISLGVGAGCAGMAAQLEQGYRQARESVRANNGIKVLLHLLQPRIYSPPAALDCLRALACRVLLGLARDDTIAHILTKLQVGKKLSELIRDSGSQTNGTEQGRWQAELSQAAIELIAIVTNSGRASTLAATDAAMPTLRRLERAAIAAATPITYHSKELLLLIHEHLQASGLAATAASLLKEAQLMPLPSLAAPSSLVQQATQEAPSGQLQWPSGRTPSGFLTNKSKFTANDEEISFKFDSAFSYSKKKPVVFSPNLGLLSKNQSQSHDSHPASSRKVVSAAKQLSASANASETPSVSLPKPTTDTESHCKTPIVLPMKRKLSELKDPGCLLSSGKRLHTGDHGLRSPVCLTPTTARKSGLLTDTVGFSTPTANLRDQYGRSTPAILPSEFPDDNQYGSGLATPSQFGLQSDPQPSNSERLTLDSVVVQYLKHQHRQCPAPITTLPPLSLLHPHVCPEPKRSLDAPSNVTARLGTREFRNIYGGVHGNRKDRQFVYSRFRPWRTCRDDSGIPLTCISFLSDSSHIAVGSHGGELKIFDSNSSNVLESCASHQCHQSPVTLVQSRLSGETELVLSSSSQDVRLWEASSVSAGPMHSFEGCKAARFSNFGDIFAALPTEPARKEILLYDIQTGQLESILSDTSSSSTGRGHVYSQIHFNPSDTMLLWNGVLWDRRVSTPVHRFDQFTDYGGGGFHPAGNEVIINSEVWDLRKFRLLRSVPSLDQTTITFNARGDVIYAILRRNLDDIMSAVHTRRVKHPLFAAFRTVDAVNYFDIATSPVDRCVLDFATEPTDSFVGLITMDDQDEMFASARVYEIGRRRPTDDDSDPDDAESDEEDEDSEDDDDVDLDPMLGPDLDGDDSDMDDMSNDDDDDGVSDDDDDDGDFIMDDFEAGGGMLEIVTDGEEDDDDSQGFESYSSGDEDFVSNGFDV, encoded by the exons ATGGAGGCGGCCGTGGACGAGCAGCAGAACTTAGGGCAAGGCCAAGGGGAGGAAGGCGGAGCCGGGCCTCCAGCTCCGCCTCCACCGGTGGCAGCGCCAGAATCGCAATCTCAGGGaggtgaggaggaagaagatgaggaggaagaggaggaggttAAGAATGAATACGACGAATTGGCTGCCCAGGCTCACAAGCTTATGGATAAGGTCACTGCCGCGCCTGATAGCCCTAATCCTACTGTTCTTCACGCCCTCGCCTCACTTCTTGAAACCCAAGAATCTCG ATACATGGAAGAGAATGGTCATTCATCCAGCAATGGTCGGACTTCACATAACATTGGACAGCTAGGGAACTTAGTCCGG GATCATGATGATTTCTTTGAATTAATATCTTCAAAGTACCTGTCAGATGCAAGATACTCCATTGCTGTGCAAGCAGCTGCTGGAAGGCTGCTTTTAACCTGTTCACTAACCTGGAGT TATCCTCATGTTTTTGAAGATGCTGTTTTGGAGAGAATAAAAGATTGGGTGATGGATGAGACTTCAATCTCGTCGGTCGAATACCAGAATTGGAAGCATGATTTGGGGGGAAAGGAGGTCTCAGATTTTGAAATGCTGAAGACCTATTCTACTGGACTTCTTGCTGTATGTTTGGCTGG TGGCGGTTCAGTAGTAGAAGATGTGTTGACATCTGGGCTGTCAGCCAAACTTATGCGTTATCTTCGCATGCGTGTTTTGGGGGAGACGAGTATTTCTCAGAAGGATGTTACTCATTTAACGGAGAGCAAAAATATCTTGGGTGCTATTTACATAAGAGGTAGAGATGAAGGTCGGGGTAGGGCTGGTCCACGGATAACAGATGAGAGATGTTTAGATGACCGGATTGTTGAAGGGGATCATGTCAGGAGTATCAGTAGGCAAACGTTTGGTGAAGAACAATGGGTTGATGGTGGAGAACCACCTGATGGATTGGCTGAAGACGTTGAGATCAATGATGCTGATGGAAAGATGAAATCTGGAGATCTTGATGAAAATGGGAGAGATGACTCCTCAAGGCGCAGACCCAACCGTGGATGGACAAGATCTAGAGGGAAGGGAAGGACCAATGAAGGACCTCTAGAGGATCAACAGCTCTTGACCTCTCCAGGATCTGGTAGTAGGTTGGGACATGGGAGGAGCCCTAGAGATAGGAGTTCGCTAAAAAATTCTGATGTGAAAAAAATACCAGACTCTAGGAAGTGTGCGGATGTTGTCCTTCTGGAAAGGGCGGATAATGATGACTGTTTCCAGGACTGCAGAGTTGGATGTAAAGATATCTCTGATCTAGTTATGAAAGCAGTGAGATCTGCAGAAGCTGAAGCTAGAGCAGCCAATGCACCTGAAGAAGCAATCAAAGCTGCTGGTGATGCTGCTGCTGAAGTTGTCAAAAGTGCCTCTTTAGAG GAATTCAGAACTACAAATAATGAAGAAGCTGCAGTTTTGGCTGCTTCAAGAGCAGCGTCTACTGTCATTGATGCTGCTAATTCAGTTGAAGTTTCAAG GAGCTCTAGTGGCATCAATGCCGAATCAATGACTTCAAGCTGCACAGAACCAGAAAATCATGTAGATGCCGAAGAATACTTCATCCTGGATGCTGAGTCCCTTGCGCAGCTGAGAGAAAAATACTGTATTCAATGTCTTGAGACTCTAGGAGAATATGTCGAAGTTCTTGGACCTGTACTGCATGAAAAGGGGGTGGATGTATGTCTTGCACTGTTGCAACGAAATTCTAGACATAGAGAGCCGTCAAAAGTTGTGATGCTTTTGCCTGATGTAATGAAGCTCATCTGTGCTTTGGCTGCTCATCGTAAATTTGCTGCCTTGTTTGTGGATAGGGGTGGCATGCAGAAACTGCTTGCTGTTCCAAGGGTTGCTCAAACCTTCTTTGGTCTTTCTTCATGCCTATTTACCATCGGCTCTCTCCAG ggaATTATGGAGCGTGTTTGTGCTCTTCCTTCAGATGTGGTTTACCAGGTGGTTGAATTAGCTGTTCAACTTCTTGAGTGCTCACAGGATCAAGCCAGGAAAAATGCAGCCTTATTTTTTGCTGCTGCATTTGTTTTCAGGGCAGTTCTTGATGCTTTTGATGCTCAGGATGGATTACAGAAATTACTGGGCCTTTTAAATGATGCTGCATCTGTAAGATCTGGAGTAAATTCTGGGGCATTAGGGCTCCCTAGTTCAGGAACACTACGGAATGACAGGTCACCTGCAGAAGTACTGACTTCATCAGAGAAACAAATAGCTTACCATGCTTGTGTTGCTTTGCGCCAGTACTTCAGAGCACATCTTATTATGCTTGTGGATTCTATTCGTCCAAATAAGAACACTCGAAGTGCAGCTCGGAATCTTCCAAGTGTAAGGGCTGCTTACAAGCCACTTGACATCAGTAATGAAGCTATGGATGCAATATTTCTGCAGCTACAGAAGGACCGAAAGCTGGGTCCTGCATTTGTGAGAACTCGTTGGTCTGCAGTCGATAAGTTTTTGGGTTCTAATGGACATACTACCATGTTGGAGTTATGCCAG GCTCCACCCATTGAGCGTTATTTACATGATTTACTTCAATATGCATTGGGTGTTCTACATATTGTTACATTGGTCCCTAGCAGCCGGAAGTTGATCGTGAATTCTACATTAAGCAATAATCGTGTTGGTATAGCTGTCATTTTGGATGCAGCAAGTGTTGGTGGTAGCTATGTGGACCCTGAG ATCATTCAACCGGCACTTAATGTGTTGGTCAATCTTGTCTGTCCTCCACCATCAATCAGTTATAAAGCACCTTTACTTGCACAAGGACAGCAGTCAGTTTCTGCCCAACCCTCTAGTGGTCCTTGTGGGGAATCAGCTGTAGCTGACCGAGGCAGTGCGGCAGCCCCTGGTACGCAGTCCAATAGTAGCAGCGCTCAAGCTCCTGCTGCCACTGCAACTTCAGGATTGGTGGGGGATCGCCGAATATCTTTAGGAGTTGGGGCAGGTTGTGCAGGCATGGCTGCACAATTAGAGCAAGGCTATCGCCAAGCAAGGGAGTCTGTTCGCGCCAACAATGGTATAAAGGTTCTTCTGCATCTCCTCCAACCACGCATATATTCTCCTCCTGCAGCACTGGACTGTCTCCGTGCACTTGCTTGCCGAGTCCTTCTTGGTTTAGCCAGAGATGATACTATTGCACATATATTGACAAAGCTCCAG GTTGGAAAGAAACTATCAGAACTAATTCGAGATTCAGGGAGCCAGACAAATGGAACTGAACAGGGCAGGTGGCAAGCTGAACTTTCACAGGCAGCTATTGAGCTCATTGCA ATTGTGACAAATTCGGGACGAGCTAGCACATTGGCTGCCACTGATGCTGCTATGCCAACATTGAGGCGTTTAGAAAGGGCAGCTATAGCTGCTGCCACTCCTATCACTTACCATTCCAA GGAACTACTGCTGTTAATACATGAACACCTTCAAGCATCTGGGTTGGCCGCAACAGCTGCCTCTCTACTAAAAGAGGCTCAGTTGATGCCTTTGCCATCTTTGGCTGCCCCCTCATCTCTTGTTCAGCAAGCCACACAAGAAGCTCCTTCAGGGCAACTTCAGTGGCCCTCTGGTCGAACCCCTAGTGGGTTTCTTACAAACAAATCAAAGTTTACTGCAAATGATGAGGAAATAAGTTTCAAATTTGATTCTGCATTCTCGTATTCAAAGAAAAAACCTGTAGTGTTCTCTCCTAATTTAGGTCTACTGTCAAAGAATCAGTCTCAGTCTCATGACTCTCACCCCGCATCATCCAGGAAAGTTGTTAGTGCAGCAAAACAGTTATCTGCTTCTGCAAATGCATCAGAAACTCCATCAGTATCCCTGCCAAAACCTACTACTGATACAGAGTCCCATTGCAAGACACCCATCGTCTTGCCAATGAAACGAAAATTATCTGAGCTGAAGGATCCTGGGTGTTTGTTATCTTCTGGGAAACGCCTTCACACTGGTGACCATGGACTTCGCTCTCCCGTTTGTCTTACACCCACTACGGCGCGCAAGAGTGGCCTACTAACTGATACTGTTGGATTCTCTACCCCAACTGCCAACTTGAGAGATCAGTATGGTCGATCAACACCAGCTATTTTGCCATCAGAGTTTCCAGATGATAACCAGTATGGTAGTGGCCTTGCAACACCCTCCCAATTTGGGCTTCAGAGTGACCCTCAACCAAGCAACTCAGAGCGATTAACTCTAGACTCTGTGGTTGTTCAGTATTTGAAGCACCAGCATCGCCAGTGTCCTGCACCTATAACCACTCTTCCACCACTCTCTCTTTTACACCCACATGTTTGTCCTGAGCCAAAACGAAGCCTCGATGCCCCATCGAATGTAACAGCCCGGCTTGGTACACGTGAGTTCAGAAACATATATGGTGGGGTTCACGGTAATCGCAAGGATCGGCAGTTTGTTTACAGCAGATTCCGACCATGGCGAACTTGTCGGGATGATTCGGGTATCCCCTTGACATGCATCTCTTTTCTTAGTGATTCCTCTCATATCGCAGTAGGCAGCCATGGCGGAGAGCTCAAAATTTTTGACTCCAATAGCAGCAACGTACTGGAGAGTTGTGCAAGCCACCAGTGCCACCAGTCTCCTGTAACGCTTGTTCAGTCACGTCTTTCTGGTGAGACCGAACTTGTGCTTTCGTCAAGCTCCCAGGATGTGAGGTTGTGGGAGGCATCTTCAGTCTCTGCAGGGCCTATGCATTCCTTTGAAGGGTGCAAGGCTGCAAGATTTAGCAATTTCGGGGATATTTTTGCTGCTCTACCAACTGAGCCGGCTAGGAAAGAGATTCTCCTGTATGACATCCAAACTGGCCAGCTGGAATCGATACTGTCTGATACATCTTCTAGCTCTACAGGTCGTGGACATGTTTATTCTCAAATACATTTCAACCCTTCAGACACAATGCTGCTTTGGAATGGGGTCCTGTGGGACAGGCGGGTTTCTACCCCTGTTCATCGTTTTGATCAGTTTACGGATTATGGGGGTGGTGGCTTCCATCCTGCTGGCAATGAG GTGATTATAAACTCCGAAGTATGGGATCTCCGGAAATTTAGACTCCTCAGGAGTGTACCTTCATTAGACCAAACAACGATAACTTTCAATGCGCGTGGTGATGTAATTTATGCAATCCTCAGAAGAAATCTTGACGATATAATGTCAGCGGTTCACACCCGACGTGTAAAGCATCCACTCTTTGCTGCTTTCCGCACAGTGGATGCAGTTAACTACTTTGACATTGCCACAAGTCCAGTTGATCGTTGCGTCCTCGACTTCGCAACAGAACCAACTGATTCTTTTGTTGGGTTGATCACAATGGATGACCAAGATGAGATGTTTGCTTCTGCTAGAGTATATGAAATTGGTCGCAGAAGGCCGACCGATGATGATTCTGATCCCGACGACGCTGAGAGtgacgaagaagatgaggatTCGGAAGACGACGACGATGTGGATTTGGACCCCATGCTGGGCCCGGATCTTGATGGGGATGATAGTGATATGGATGATATGAGCaatgacgatgatgatgatggcGTGAGCGACGATGACGACGACGATGGAGATTTCATCATGGATGACTTTGAGGCTGGAGGTGGAATGCTGGAGATTGTAACGGACGGAGAGGAGGACGACGACGATAGTCAGGGGTTCGAATCGTACAGCAGTGGGGATGAAGATTTTGTGAGCAATGGTTTTGATGTTTGA